From the Nerophis ophidion isolate RoL-2023_Sa linkage group LG18, RoL_Noph_v1.0, whole genome shotgun sequence genome, one window contains:
- the LOC133537232 gene encoding rab5 GDP/GTP exchange factor-like, with translation MMANRSGRRGIHLDQSELLCTKGCGFYGNTAWQGLCSKCWREENQREKQKQIQDDWALAERLQREEEEAYASRHQTSTSQPAVTSFSKFEERKTKEKSSKVNTVTKFFTPSIKTPLKKDAAAPFDAQSSPSSTSTANRASSLDNDHATKEFIDFLKPLKYGRQIFKQCRAFTESMAYKRDMGADDMSECVQDFYQNLSDRLQSQFKGSSEYVEGIMDEVERYMMTRLYKEVFCPETSDDEKKDLAIQKRIRALHWVTIEMLCVPVDEEIPEVSDSVVKAITDVIEIDSKRVPKDKLACITRCSKHIFNAIRISKKEAASADDFLPTLIYIVLKANPPRLQSNIQYVTRFCNPSRLMTGEDGYYFTNLCCAVAFIEKLDGKSLNMTSEEFDLYMSGQASPNFPASGPSSCTAGSAALSQVHKRLDLLTGLGERQERVMERARQLENDLIDWTDEVEQKVHSVLDSFETPNPPIANTSSATGAPPSSMTIDSDNVENEHLPPPLQPQVFAG, from the exons ATGATGGCCAATCGGTCTGGGCGTCGTGGAATCCATCTGGACCAGTCTGAGCTGCTGTGTACTAAAGGATGTGGCTTTTATGGCAACACTGCCTGGCAGGGCCTGTGCTCTAAATGCTGGCGGGAGGAGAACCAGAGAGAGAAACAAAAACAGATCCAAGACGACTGGGCTTTAGCTGAAAG GCTGCAGCGAGAGGAAGAGGAAGCGTATGCAAGCAGACATCAGACGTCGACGTCGCAGCCAGCTGTCACCTCTTTCAGCAAGTTTGAGGAACGCAAGACAAAGGAAAAGTCCAGCAAAGTCAACACGGTCACCAAATTTTTCACTCCCTCTATTAAAACACCACTAAAGAAAG ATGCTGCTGCCCCTTTTGATGCTCAGTCCAGCCCAAGTTCCACATCCACAGCTAACCGTGCCTCCTCTCTGGACAACGACCACGCAACAAAAGAGTTCATCGACTTTCTTAAGCCTCTGAAATACGGCCGACAAATCTTTAAACAATGTCGGGCTTTTACTGAGAGCATGGCCTACAAGAGG GACATGGGTGCTGACGACATGTCTGAATGTGTGCAGGACTTCTACCAGAATCTCTCTGATCGCCTCCAGTCTCAGTTCAAAG gttcctctgAGTATGTAGAAGGCATCATGGACGAGGTGGAAAGGTACATGATGACGCGTCTTTACAAGGAGGTTTTCTGTCCCGAAACCTCTGATGACGAGAAGAAAGACCTGGCCATTCAGAAGAGGATCAG AGCTTTGCACTGGGTCACCATCGAGATGCTTTGCGTTCCCGTCGATGAGGAGATCCCTGAAGTGTCCGACAGTGTGGTTAAAGCTATCACAG ATGTGATCGAAATAGATTCCAAGCGAGTGCCCAAGGACAAGCTGGCGTGCATCACACGATGCAGTAAGCACATCTTCAACGCCATTCGCATCAGCAAGAAGGAGGCGGCGTCGGCGGACGACTTCCTGCCGACGCTCATCTACATTGTACTGAAAGCAAACCCCCCACGGCTTCAGTCGAACATCCAGTACGTCACCCGCTTCTGCAACCCCAGCAGGCTCATGACCGGAGAGGATGGCTACTACTTCACTAATCTG TGCTGTGCCGTGGCCTTCATTGAGAAGCTGGATGGAAAGTCTCTTAACATGACCTCAGAGGAGTTTGATCTCTACATGTCGGGCCAGGCGTCCCCCAACTTCCCAGCCAGCGGGCCGTCATCTTGCACCGCGGGCAGCGCGGCGCTCAGCCAAGTCCACAAGCGCCTGGACCTACTGACGGGCCTCGGTGAACGGCAGGAGCGCGTCATGGAGAGAGCGCGCCAGCTGGAGAACGACCTCATCGACTGGACGGACGAAGTGGAGCAGAAGGTGCACAGCGTTCTGGACAGTTTTGAGACGCCGAACCCTCCCATCGCCAACACCAGCTCGGCCACGGGGGCCCCGCCATCCTCCATGACCATCGACTCTGATAATGTTGAAAACGAGCACCTGCCGCCGCCGCTGCAGCCACAAGTATTTGCTGGTTGA